The Hymenobacter swuensis DY53 genome includes the window CTTCCCCGCCCTGAGCGAATTCCGCTTTTTCGACCTGCGTACGTTCCGCTCCTTGGGTATTGGGGTGGCGAAGCTGGACGCCGAGGCTTCACCGCGTACGGCCCTGCTGCAGCCCGAAACAACCCGTAACGGCCAGCGCTACACCCAGTACGACGACATCAACGGTCAGCGTGTAATCGAGAGCCGCGAATACGGTAACGGCGACACCAACGGCGAGTACCTCGATGTGACGTTTCAACTCCGCAGCGAGCAGACAGCTCCTGGCCCCGTGTATGTGCTGGGCGCCCTCACCGACTGGCAGCTCAAAGACGAGTTCAAGCTCACCTACGACGCCGCCAGCCAGCTATACACCGGCCATACGCTGCTTAAGCAAGGCTACTACAATTACATCTATGCCACCCAGACGGCCCAGGGCCCCAGCAGCGTGGCCTGGGAAGGGAGCTACCAGGAAACCGAAAATCAGTATGACCTGCTGGTGTATTACCGGCCGCCCGGCACCCGCACCGATTTGCTGATCGGGTACCAGCAGCTCCGGGTGAATAGCCGGCAGCCCTAGCGCCCGATGTCGGCGGTTGGGAGCGGGGCTGCGTACATACGGGTTCTGTCTGCCTCCAACTGCTTTCTATGTCGCACTATAACCTGATTCTAGTGGTGCTGGGCGTGGCCATCCTGGCCGTCGCCTGGCTGCCATCTCTGCTGAAGAAGTTTCCGCTGTCTTACCCCATTTTGTTTGTGGGGCTGGGGATGCTGGTGTTCTGGCTGCCCCTGGGCTTGCCCAACCCCGACCCGAACGAGCACTCCACCTTCACCATGCACCTCACTGAAATCTGCGTGACGGTGGCCCTCACGGGTACGGGGCTCAAAATTGACCGCAAGTTTTCCCTCTGGCGCTGGCGGGCTCCGTTGCAGCTGGTGATGGTGCTGATGGGTATTACCATTGCCGTGTTTACAGTGGTGGCCTGGAAACTGGGTGGGCTGCTGCCGGCGTCGGCCCTACTGCTGGCCGCCACGCTGGCTCCCACCGACCCCGTGCTGGCCGGCGACGTGCAGGTGGGCAACCCCGGTGAGGGCCGCGAAGATAACGTGCGCTTCGCCCTGACCGGCGAGGCCGGCCTCAACGACGGGCTGGCTTTCCCCTTCGTGCATCTGGCCCTGGTGGTGCTGGCAGCCTCTTCGCTGCACCTGGGGCAGGAGCTGCTGCACTGGGCCTGGATGGATGTGCTGTACCGCACCGGCATGGGCGTGCTGGCTGGCTGGTTGGCTGGTCGGGTGCTGTCGTTTCTGATTTTCGACTTGCCTCGTCGTGTTCAAATCAACCCCGAGGCCTACGGGTTCGTGGCGTTGGCCGTCACGCTTACGGCGTATGGCGTTACGGAGCTGCTGCACGGCTACGGCTTTCTGGCTGTCTTTGTGGCGGCCGTCACACTGCGGGCCCACGAGCGGAGCCACGAGTACCATACCGAAATGCACGAATTCACCGACCAGCTGGAACGCCTGCTCATCGTGGTGATTCTGCTGCTGTTTGGGGGCGCCATTGTACGCGGGCTGCTGGCCCCGCTTACTTGGACCGGCGCGGCCTTGGGCTTATTCCTGCTCCTTATTCTGCGGCCGATGGGTGGGATTCTCACCCTGGGCCGCAGCCGCGTAACGTGGCCCGAGCGACTGGTTATTTCCTTTTTCGGCATCCGGGGCATCGGCTCCTTTTTCTACCTGGCCTTTGCCTTGCACGAAGCAAAATTCGCCGATGGCCGGGCGCTGTGGGCCATTACCGGCTTCACGGTGCTCACCTCCATCATTCTGCACGGCACGTTGGCCACGCCCGTTATGGACTGGCTTGATAGGCGGCACGGCCGGCCCACGGCTGGGGAGTTGGAGGAACAGCAGCACCAGGAAGCAGCCCCGCCGGCTAGCTAAAGCGGCACGGAATTGGTCTGGTCCAGGCTGCCTCTGTAACCTTCCGGCCGTTGAGCTTCGTTGCAGGCGTATCTTACGCTTACTCTCCCGTTCCCACGCTCATTCTCTTTGCTCATGCCTACTCCCTCTTCTTTCCTGTACGCTGGTGCGGCGCTGGCCTTGCTGCCGGCCGTTGGTGCACGTTTTCTGACTTCCGCCCCGGCCCCGCAGCCGGCGGCTACCACAGCAGCCGTTTCCCGCCCCGTGCAGGGTGCCCAGCCCGACCCCCAGGTAATTGCCCAGTTCGGCCTGCTTGGTAATGCCAAGCTCCAGACCTATATCGACCAAAAGGGTATGCAGATGGGCCGTGTTTCCGACCGCCCGGCTGATGTGAAAGGCTTCACGGTGGTCGATTCGCCCATTATCAACGCCTTTGCCACGCCCGATGGCCATGTGTATTTCACCCGTGGGATTCTGGCTTACTTCAACAATGAGGCCCAGTTCAGCGGGGTGCTCGGCCACGAAATTGGGCACATCACGGCCCGACACGGCCAGAAGCAGCAGACGCGCTCCACCATCGCCAACGGGGCCCTGATTCTGGGCTCCATCCTGTCGAAGCGGGTGGCCTCGCTGGCCCAGCCGGCCTCACAGGTGGTGGGGTTGGGTTTGCTGAAATACGGCCGCGACGACGAAACCGAATCCGACCAGCTAGGGGTGAAGTACTCCAGCAAAATCGGCTACGACCCGGCTTCTATGGCCGATTTCTTCCTGACTCTTTCGCGCACCGAGCAAAGTAGCGGCGCGGCTACGGTGCCCACGTTCCTGTCGTCGCACCCCAACTCCGCCGACCGCTACACCAACGTAAAAAAGCTGGCCGCCCAGGCCGAGCAGCAGGCCGGCCGTCAGCTGGCCGTGAACCGCGACCAATACCTGCGCCTGATTGAGGGCCTGCCTTATGGCGACAACCCGCGTGAAGGCTACGTGGAAAATAGCGTGTTCTATCACCCCGATCTTAAATTCCAGTTTCCGGTGCCGCAGGGCTGGAAGTCGCAGAACTCGCCGAGCCAGTTCCAGATGGCCGAGCCCAACGGCAAGGCCGTACAGATTCTGCTGCCCGCCGGCAACAAAGGCCTCGATGAAACCGCCCAGGCTTTGGCCGAGCAGTTGAAGCTCCAGAACGCCCAGGCCCAGAAAACCACCGTCAACAACTTCCCCGCCATTGTTATCCAGGGCGACCAGGTAGGGCAGGACCAGCAAACCGGCCAGCAGGGCATCACGGCCAGCACCCTCACCTACCTCATCCAGGACGGTCAGACGATTTACGCCTTGGTAGGCCTCTGCGGCCCCGGCACCCTCGGCACCTACGGCAGCACCTTCCAGCGCACCGCCCAAGGTTTCAAGCGCCTCACCGACGCCAGCAAAATCAACCGCCAGCCCGAGCGCATCCGCATCAAAACCGCCAAAGCCGGCCAGACGCTGGCCTCGGCCCTCGCCGCCAACGGCATTTCCAGCAAGCGCTACGAGGAAATGGCCATCCTCAACGGCATGAAAACCACTGATAAATTAACGGCCGGGATGCTGTTTAAAGTGGTGGGGAAGTAAGCTATAGCTCGTTAAGCCTCTTGCAAAAGCTAGACTTCAAGTTTTTTGAGGTCTAGCTTTTTTATGTATTGCTGAATGCTTGTCGAAGTTGAAAGAACCCAAACATCGTCTCCTGATGGATCTTTGGGGATGAAATCGAATTCTAAGTAACAGTTCGCTATTGCAACCTTCATCCCTTCAAAATGAAGTAGCAACAGGTGAGGTCGAGTATCAGGAAATCCGAATACATCAAAGCCAATAAGTTGCTTGCCTGAAAGATGCTGCCAAAAGTTATTGTTGGCAATGAACCTTTCACTGGTCACACAGAAGGTGTCTGCTGAGGCACTTAAAGTATAGCTGGGCCATCCCTTAACTCTATTCCATCCAACAAAAACAGACTGCTCATCCTCAAACACAAGCTCTACTTGCTGTGCGATGATATCAATGCCCTGCTCATTCGTTGTGAGATCTTCTATTCCAACAACATCGTGGTAAAAGCAAGCGGCTAGTCTCTGCGAGACAACATTGTTTAGAGGTTGAAAAATGTGCTCGATGAGTAATTGACGGCTCATTTCTTCCCGATGATGAACATAAAAACGCCCCAGCCGACTCGTTCGGCTGGGGCGCTTAAGTTACTGGCTGCCGCTGAAGAAACGGCGTTAGGCCTTCTTCAGGAACTCGGTTTTGAGCACCATTGTGCTGCCGCCGGCCCGGCCTTCAATTTCGGCGGGCGAGTTGGTGAGGCGGATGTTCTTGACTACCGTGCCGCGCTTGAGCGTGAGCGATGAGCCTTTCACTTTCAGATCCTTGATGAGCGTAACCGCGTCGCCTTCCGCGAGCAGGTTACCGTTGCTGTCTTTTACGTCCATGAGGTTGGGGAGGGGAGAGGTAGAACGTCATGCTGAGCTTGCCAAAGCATCTCTACCGCTGGCTAACTCAATCGTGAGAACGAAGCAGTAGAGATGCTTCGGCAAGCTCAGCATGACGGGCAGGTATGTTCAATTACACGTTGAAGCGGAAATGCATGATGTCGCCATCCTGCACCACATACTCCTTACCTTCCACGGCCATCTTGCCTGCTTCCTTGATTTTCACTTCAGTTTTGTACTCCTGGTAGTCGGCCAGCTTGATAACCTCGGCCCGGATGAAGCCTTTCTCGAAGTCGGAGTGGATGACGCCGGCAGCGGCGGGGGCTTTGTCGCCGCGGTGCACCGTCCAGGCGCGTACTTCCTGCACGCCGGCCGTGAAGTAGGTAATCAGGTTGAGCAGGGTGTAGGAAGCGCGGATCAGGCGGTTCAAACCCGACTCGGTGAGGCCGTACTCGCCCAGGAACATCTCCTTTTCCTCGGGGTCTTCCATCTCCGCAATCTGCGACTCGATGGCGGCCGATACCAGCACCACTTCGGCGCCTTCCTGGGCCACGTGAGCCTGCAAAGCCGCCGTGTGGGCGTTGCCGCTGATGGCGCTGGCCTCATCCACGTTGGCCACATAAATCACGGGCTTGATGGTGAGCAGCTGCAGATCGGCCACGGCCTCCAGCTCCTCGGCCGAAACCGTGAGGGCGCGGGCGTTCTGGCCGGCTTCCAAAGCGTCCTTGAAGCGCTGCAGCGCGGCCACTTCCTTCTTGGCCTGCGCGTCGCCGTTCTTGGCCGAGCGCTCCGACTTGGCCAGCTTCTTATCGATGCTCTCCAGGTCCTTGATCTGCAGCTCGGTGTCGATAACGTCCTTATCGAATACGGGGTCGACGCCGCCGGCTACGTGCACGATGTTGGGGTCGTCGAAGCAGCGGATAACGTGGATGATGGCGTCCACCTCGCGGATGTTGGCCAAGAACTTGTTGCCGAGTCCTTCGCCCTTGCTGGCACCCTTCACGAGGCCGGCAATGTCCACGAACTCAATGATGGTGGGCAGCACGCGCTTGGGGTTCACCAGCTTTTCCAGAATCTGCAGCCGCTCATCGGGCACGGTAATCACGCCCACGTTCGGCTCGATGGTGCAGAACGGATAGTTGGCCGACTCGGCCTTGGCGTTGGAAAGGGCGTTGAAAAGCGTGGATTTGCCGACGTTCGGCAGGCCGACGATACCGCAGCGGAGACCCATATGGTGGAGTTGTGAAGTTGTAAAATGGCGAGTTGGCGTTCTGGACGCGCACTTCGTGGCGCAAAGGTACGGGGCTTTTTCGGGGAAAGCACCCCCGGGTTACCGGTGTGGCCCGGAAACGGCTCGCGCGTTGAACTCCGCGCCTCTCGTGCGGCGTTCAGCCTATATGTGTGAACATCATAAGCCCGCCCAAAAACTACAGCGTCTGGGTTTCTACCTGGCCGCCGGTGTGCTGGTGCTGCTCAGCCAGTACTACAGCCTGTAAGTCGCCCGAAAAACCGTTCTGAAGTCCATAGAAAAAGCCCATCCGGCAACCGGATAGGCTTTTCTAACGGTAAAATGCTGACTTATTTAGCCAGTTTGGCTTTCAGATTCTCGTCCAGAGCGGCCAGGAACTCCTCGGTGTAGAGGTAGTCCTTGCCGTGCTCCACTTTGTTGCCGTGGATGCAGACGGCCAAGTCCTTGGTCATCTTGCCGCTTTCCACGGTTTCGATGCACACCTGCTCCAGCGCGTGGCAGAAGTCGATCAGCTCCTGGTTGTTATCCAGCTTGCCGCGGAACTCCAGGCCGCGCGTCCAGGCGAAGATGCTGGCAATGGGGTTGGTAGAGGTGGGCTTGCCTTTCTGATGGTCGCGGTAGTGGCGCGTCACGGTGCCGTGGGCCGCTTCCGCTTCCATGGTGCCGCCGTCGGGCGTAACCAGCACGGAGGTCATCAGGCCGAGCGAGCCGAAGCCCTGGGCTACGGTGTCGCTCTGCACGTCGCCGTCGTAGTTTTTGCAGGCCCACACGAAGTTGCCGTTCCACTTCAGCGCCGAGGCCACCATATCGTCAATCAGCCGGTGCTCGTAAGTGATGCCGGCTTCCTTGAACTTGGCCAGATAATCAGCTTCGTAAATCTCCTGGAAGATGTCCTTGAAGCGGCCATCATACTTCTTCAGGATGGTGTTCTTGGTGCTCAAATACAGCGGCCAGCCCTTGCTCAGGGCCTGGTTGAAGCAGGCGTGGGCAAAGCCCCGGATGCTTTCGTCGGTGTTGTACATGGCCAACGCTACGCCGTCGCCTTTGAAGTTGTACACCTCAAACGATTGTGCTTCACCACCGTCCTCGGGCTGGAAGGTCACGGTCAGCTTGCCTTTGCCTTTGGTCACGAAGTCGGTGGCGCGGTACTGGTCGCCAAAGGCGTGGCGGCCGATGCAGATCGGGGCCGTCCAGTTAGGCACGAGGCGGGGCACGTTGCTCATCACAATCGGCTCGCGGAATACGGTGCCGTCCAAGATGTTGCGGATGGTGCCGTTCGGCGACTTCCACATCTGCTTCAGGCCAAACTCCTGCACGCGCTCCTCGTCTGGGGTGATGGTGGCGCACTTGATGCCCACGCCGTACTGCTTGATGGCGTTGGCCGCGTCGATGGTTACCTGGTCGTTGGTCTGGTCGCGGTACTCAATGCCCAGGTCGTAGTACTTGATATCGAGCTCCAGGTAGGGCGTAATCAGCTTATCCTTGATAAACTTCCAGATGATGCGCGTCATTTCGTCGCCATCCAATTCTACTACCGGGTTGGCTACTTTGATTTTCGTCATTGTTGCGTGCTTAAGTGGGCTGTGTGGGTTACGACTTGCGAAGGAAGGCATCGGCGGGCATCCGGCCAACTAAAACCGGAAAAGTGTACGGCTACCCTCCGCGCAAGACGGCAAAGCTACATGGTGTCAGTTAAACCCGACGGGTGCTTTGAACAGGCGCGCCGGGGAATAGTTCGGGCCACCCGCAACGCACGACGGCGCGCCAGGGCCGAAGCCGGGCGCGCCGTGCGGTGGGAAGCGGACAAAAGCTGAAGAAGTAAAAGGTGTTTCGCTAGACTTCCGAAAAAAGGAGTGACTTAATAATTATCGTCGGTGCGGTTGGGGTTGAAACCTCCTTCGCGTTCCTCGTAGGCGGGGCGGGGACGGTCCAGTTCGGCCACTTCCTCGGCCGTCAGCAACTCCTCGCGCACGTAGTCCACGGCATCCTGCAAGGCATCCACAAACTTGAGGAAGTCCTCTTTGTAGAGGAAAATCTTGTGTTTCTCGTAAGAGAACGTATCATCGTCGCGCAGGCGGCGTTTGCTCTCCGTGATGGTCAGATAATAATCCTGTCCGCGGGTGGCTTTCACGTCAAAGAAATACGTGCGCTTGCCGGCCTTAATGCGTTGGGAATAAATTTCTTCCTGGTCGTGACGGTCTTCCACTGGCCTTCTGAGTAAAGTTTTGCTATTCCAAGATGATTGAAGTTCAGCGCAACATACGTTGTTTCCAGTAGATATAAAAATTTTAAGGGTCGTATTTTCCTATTCCGGGATAAATACTGGCAAAACGCTATGTAAACGGCTGTATATCCTCAAATGCCATAATTGGCAGGTAATGAAACGGCTGGTATAAAAGAAAGATTATATATTCTGGATAATGGATGGAAAGCGGACTGCAATGGTCGGAGCTGCTGCCCGTTTTGCGTCGTAGCTACGGAGTAACCCCGTCTGTCCTTCATGCCCCAATCCTGTCGTATCTTGCTCCTCCCGCATCTGTTTTTGCTATGGCCCAACCGCTCGATCTTGCCGCCGTTCGTTCTTTCTCCAACTTGGAGTTTCTGGCCCGCCAGTTGGTGGAAGGCTTCATTACGGGCCTGCACCAGTCGCCCTACCACGGGTTTTCGGTGGAGTTTTCTGAGCACCGCCTCTACAACCCCGGCGAAAGCACCCGCCACCTCGACTGGAAGGTATTTGCCCGCACCGATAAGCTGTTTGTGAAGCGCTACGAGGAAGAAACCAACCTGCGCTGCCACCTGCTGCTCGACGTGAGCCCCAGCATGTACTACCCGGCCCCGGGCCACGATAAGCTGCGGTTTTCGGTGCTGTGCGCAGCGGCCCTCACCACCCTACTGCAAAAGCAGCGCGACGCCGTGGGTCTGGTTACCTTCGCCAATGAGGTGGAACTGCAGACGCCGGTGCGCTCCACCAGCACTCACCGCCACACCCTACTGCTCACCTTGCAACAGCTGCTGGAGCGGGCCTCCGCACCCGGCCGAGCCCATACCAACGTAGCCGGCGTCATCCACACCATTGCCCAGCAAATCCCGAAACGCTCGTTGGTAGTGCTGTTTTCCGACATGCTGGGTCGTGCCCCCGAGGAACAGACCGAAACCCTGGCCGCGCTGCAGCACCTGCGCCACCAGCACCATGAAGTGCTGCTGTTTCATGTGATGGACCGCGCCACCGAGGCCGATTTCAACTTTCAGGACCGGCCCTACCTGTTCGAGGACCTGGAAACCGGCCAGACCATCAAGCTGCAGCCCAACCAAGTGCGCGAGCAGTACCAGGCAACCATGCGGCAGTATGAGCAGGAATTGGCTTTGCGCTGTGGCCAGTACAAAATTGACTTCGTGCCGGTGGATATCCGGAAGCCGTTCGATAAAGTGTTGCACGCCTACCTGATAAAACGCGGCAAGGTGCGCGGCTAAGCCGCTGCACACCTGCCGTGTAGAGACGCAATATTTTGCGTCTCGTCGTTGCTGATGTTGTTTCATTGAACGGCCCGGCACCAGTCGTTCACCGATGAGACGTAAGATGTTGCGTCTCTACACCTTGTTGGTACTTATACCCAGGTCCGAAAGCCTGATTTTCTGAACGATGACGCTTTGGTTTTGCCGCGTGTGCGGCTTGGATTACGACGAGTCGCCCTGGGGTCCTGATGGCCGGCAGCCGGATTTCAGCAGTTGCGGCTGTTGTGGCGTTACCTTTGGCTTCGACGACGCGACGCCCGCTGCGGCCCGGCAGTTCCGGTCGCAGTGGCTGGCCGCCGGGGCCGCCTGGTTTTACCCGCGCCAGCGGCCAGTTGGCTGGGAGCCCGCCCCGCAACTAGCCCAACTCGACCCGCTTTACCGCTAACCTCTGCCCGAATGGATTTTTCCGACCTGCTGTTTTTGTTGATTATGGTCTGCCCGTTGTCGGCGCTGATGACGGTGTACATTGCCCACATGTACGGCCGGCGGTTTTGGCCGTGGCTGCTGTTCGGGTTCTGCGTGCCGCTGGTGTCCACATTCGTGGCTATTGCGCTGGGTATTCGGGATGCGCGCCGTAAGTAAGCGGAAGAGGCGTCTGATAGGTAACAGGCCGCCAATGGTTTTGCCGGTGATGCTGGTCAGGGCCGGATGCAGGCTCAACAGGTCGGACAGTCTTTGGGTTTGCTGCCGAACCAGATGTGTCCGCTGCTGCTGAGGCTGCTGTACAGGGGCTGATAAATTATAATACAGCAATTTTCATCGACCGGTTCAGGCTATTGACGTGGATGGCCAGCCGGTCGGCAAACTCCTGGGTATTTTCAGCAGCGGCTCATGATACTTCCTAACCGTGGGAAACTGAATTTCCAGCAGGCCCATGAACAGGTTGGTGAAGCGCTGTGCTGCGTTGGTGGCCACGGCGTAAAAAGGGCTGGCCCTGTGGGAAGCGTCGCTGAAGAACTTGTAACCGCCGGGCGTAGCCGACAGTCGCACCGCCTCCCTCGTTGCCCCCGTAGCAGTGGGGGAGGCGTGCTCATAGGCAAAAGTGGGTATGTTTGCCGACTCGTTAGCCGCTATCCACCTGTATTTTTATGCGTATGTGCATCTTCACGCTCGATGCAATCCAACGTATTCAGGGTTTTCAGTTTCTCACCGACTCCTCAGGCTACGTGCCGCTGCCCGCCCGGCAGCTGCTGCGTTTTGCGCAGGGCCGCTGGAAGCCCTACGAGCTACCCCAGGCCCAGAGCTTCGGGCAGGTGGCCTTCGTGGCGGGCACCGGGAAAGGCTGCCTGCTGACCGAAACCGGCCAAGTGCTGGCTACTACCAACAACGGTACCACTTGGCAACCAACAATGCTGCGGGATATCTGCCGGCTGAAGCCCTGGCAACGGGCCATAACGCTCCAGCAGAGAGCCAATCAGCTCCTCGTCTTGCCGGATAATACGCCCCGGTAAAACCGGTCCTGGTTCAGGCATGCACCGTCATGACGGGCTGGGGGGCGTGCAGGGCCACGGCTTCGGAGGTGCTGCTTTGGAAAAGGTGACTCAGCGTGGAGCGGCCGTGGGTGAGCATCACTACTAAATCGGCGTGGGCCAGCTCGGCGAAGCGCGGAATACCGGTGCTCACGCGGGGCGCGTCGAACACCTCTGCCTCGTAGTGAGTGAGCTGGTGGCGTCGGGCAAAATCCTCAATGTCGTGCAGGGCTGCCCCGTGCCGGTCGGCGGAGGGCACCACGTCCAGCAGGTGCAACGTGGCTTCCGGGAACAGCGCCTGTAACTGTTTCAGGCCGGGTACGGCGCGGTCGGCTTCGGCAGTGAAGTCAGAGGCGAAAACCAAGTGCTGCACCTGAAAATCGGGGGCCGGCTGCTTGATGGTGAGTACCGGGCAGGGAGCTGCCCGCATTACCCGCTCGGTGTGCGAATCCAGGAAAAACCGCGTCCAGGAAGTGTGCTCATGCACGCCCATCACTACCAGCTCGATGTGGTGCTCCCGGATTATTTCCAGCACAGCGGGCTCAAACTCGGCCGTAACTACTAGGTCGCGCACCGGCACGTCAGGCATCACGCTGCGGGCCTCCGCCATCCACTCGTGCATGCGGCGCTTAGTGGCCTGCAGCAGCTTGAGCATGTACACATTGTTGAGGCCGTCGCCAGCCATCATACCGCCGGAAGTGGCAATGCCGGCGGCCGGCGGCGCGTCCACTACATGTAGCAGCGTAACGTGGCCACCACTGCGGTGGGCCAACTGTAAAGCCGCCTCAAAAGCGTAGTGTGCTTCCGGGGAAAAATCGGTGGGAACAAGCAGGTTTTTCATGGTGACGGAAGTAAGAGTCGGGCCCTTGGCGGCTTGGTGGACTTAGGACCTGATAGTGGGCGTAAGCGCAGATAAGATATATAAATTAACAGGATAATACAAGGTGAGATGAATCGAAAAAACAGGGGCGCCGCAAAGCAATGCGTTGATAGATTGAGGGTTTGCGTAATGATTTAATAAAGAAGACCACCAAGCCAGTAGGTGGCGTAGCGTCGAGATTCAATAATGTCGGGGTAACGCTTGACTAACACTGCGCGGATAGCTTGCGAGGCCTTTCAATCAGCCTCTCGTTATGTCAAAATCCGCTACCCGCTCTGGCCTTAATCGCCGCGATTTTCTTAAGAATACGGCCTTGCTCTCGAGCGGCCTGGCCTTGCTACCCGGCATGTTGACCAGCTGCGACGATGACGACGAGGCCCTGCAATATACCGGTGACTTTGGCTTCCGAGAGGGTGTGGCCAGCTTCGACCCCAGCCAGAGCAGCATCCTGCTATGGACCCGCTATACGCCCGCCACCAATGAGCCCGCCTCGGCGGATATTCGGTGGGAGCTGGCCGAGGAAGCTGGTTTCGGTACGCTCAAAGCCAGTGGTACGTTAACCGCTACCGCCGCCACCGACTACACCATCTGGACCGAAGCTACCGGCCTGGCCAGTTACAAGACCTACTACTACCGCTTCCGCAACGAGCGAACCGGTGCTACCTCAGTAGTAGGCGAAACCCGCACGCTGCCCGCCGCCGGCCAGACCACCCGCGCCCGGCTGGCGGTGGTATCGTGTGCCAACTACCAGGCTGGGCTGTTCAACGTGTACGGGGCCGTAGCGGAGTCGCAGGCCGATGCGGTAGTGCATCTGGGCGACTACATCTACGAATACGGGGCCGGCGGCTACGGCACCAACTCCAACACGGCCAGTCTGAACCGCTCTCATTTGCCGGCCGGTGAAATCCTGACCCTCGACGACTACCGCACCCGCTACCGCCAGTACCGCAGCGACAAGCAGCTGCAGCTGGCGCACCAGCGCAAAGCCTTCATCTGCGTATGGGACGACCATGAGCTGGCAAACGACGCCTACCTCACTGGGGCCGAAAACCACCAGCCCACCGAAGGCAGCTTCGAGAGCCGCAAGCAGGCTGCCATTCAGGCCTGGCACGAATACCTGCCCGCCCGTGTAACCGACAAAACCCGTATCTACCGGCGCTTCGAGTTCGGGAGTCTGGTTAACTTGCTCATGCTGGATACGCGGCTGGTCGGGCGCGATAAGCAGCTCAGCTTCAGTGACTACATCGG containing:
- a CDS encoding isocitrate dehydrogenase (NADP(+)); protein product: MTKIKVANPVVELDGDEMTRIIWKFIKDKLITPYLELDIKYYDLGIEYRDQTNDQVTIDAANAIKQYGVGIKCATITPDEERVQEFGLKQMWKSPNGTIRNILDGTVFREPIVMSNVPRLVPNWTAPICIGRHAFGDQYRATDFVTKGKGKLTVTFQPEDGGEAQSFEVYNFKGDGVALAMYNTDESIRGFAHACFNQALSKGWPLYLSTKNTILKKYDGRFKDIFQEIYEADYLAKFKEAGITYEHRLIDDMVASALKWNGNFVWACKNYDGDVQSDTVAQGFGSLGLMTSVLVTPDGGTMEAEAAHGTVTRHYRDHQKGKPTSTNPIASIFAWTRGLEFRGKLDNNQELIDFCHALEQVCIETVESGKMTKDLAVCIHGNKVEHGKDYLYTEEFLAALDENLKAKLAK
- the ychF gene encoding redox-regulated ATPase YchF, translating into MGLRCGIVGLPNVGKSTLFNALSNAKAESANYPFCTIEPNVGVITVPDERLQILEKLVNPKRVLPTIIEFVDIAGLVKGASKGEGLGNKFLANIREVDAIIHVIRCFDDPNIVHVAGGVDPVFDKDVIDTELQIKDLESIDKKLAKSERSAKNGDAQAKKEVAALQRFKDALEAGQNARALTVSAEELEAVADLQLLTIKPVIYVANVDEASAISGNAHTAALQAHVAQEGAEVVLVSAAIESQIAEMEDPEEKEMFLGEYGLTESGLNRLIRASYTLLNLITYFTAGVQEVRAWTVHRGDKAPAAAGVIHSDFEKGFIRAEVIKLADYQEYKTEVKIKEAGKMAVEGKEYVVQDGDIMHFRFNV
- a CDS encoding M48 family metalloprotease → MPTPSSFLYAGAALALLPAVGARFLTSAPAPQPAATTAAVSRPVQGAQPDPQVIAQFGLLGNAKLQTYIDQKGMQMGRVSDRPADVKGFTVVDSPIINAFATPDGHVYFTRGILAYFNNEAQFSGVLGHEIGHITARHGQKQQTRSTIANGALILGSILSKRVASLAQPASQVVGLGLLKYGRDDETESDQLGVKYSSKIGYDPASMADFFLTLSRTEQSSGAATVPTFLSSHPNSADRYTNVKKLAAQAEQQAGRQLAVNRDQYLRLIEGLPYGDNPREGYVENSVFYHPDLKFQFPVPQGWKSQNSPSQFQMAEPNGKAVQILLPAGNKGLDETAQALAEQLKLQNAQAQKTTVNNFPAIVIQGDQVGQDQQTGQQGITASTLTYLIQDGQTIYALVGLCGPGTLGTYGSTFQRTAQGFKRLTDASKINRQPERIRIKTAKAGQTLASALAANGISSKRYEEMAILNGMKTTDKLTAGMLFKVVGK
- a CDS encoding DUF3276 family protein, coding for MEDRHDQEEIYSQRIKAGKRTYFFDVKATRGQDYYLTITESKRRLRDDDTFSYEKHKIFLYKEDFLKFVDALQDAVDYVREELLTAEEVAELDRPRPAYEEREGGFNPNRTDDNY
- a CDS encoding cation:proton antiporter, encoding MSHYNLILVVLGVAILAVAWLPSLLKKFPLSYPILFVGLGMLVFWLPLGLPNPDPNEHSTFTMHLTEICVTVALTGTGLKIDRKFSLWRWRAPLQLVMVLMGITIAVFTVVAWKLGGLLPASALLLAATLAPTDPVLAGDVQVGNPGEGREDNVRFALTGEAGLNDGLAFPFVHLALVVLAASSLHLGQELLHWAWMDVLYRTGMGVLAGWLAGRVLSFLIFDLPRRVQINPEAYGFVALAVTLTAYGVTELLHGYGFLAVFVAAVTLRAHERSHEYHTEMHEFTDQLERLLIVVILLLFGGAIVRGLLAPLTWTGAALGLFLLLILRPMGGILTLGRSRVTWPERLVISFFGIRGIGSFFYLAFALHEAKFADGRALWAITGFTVLTSIILHGTLATPVMDWLDRRHGRPTAGELEEQQHQEAAPPAS
- a CDS encoding zinc ribbon domain-containing protein YjdM, with the protein product MDVKDSNGNLLAEGDAVTLIKDLKVKGSSLTLKRGTVVKNIRLTNSPAEIEGRAGGSTMVLKTEFLKKA
- a CDS encoding universal stress protein, with the translated sequence MKNLLVPTDFSPEAHYAFEAALQLAHRSGGHVTLLHVVDAPPAAGIATSGGMMAGDGLNNVYMLKLLQATKRRMHEWMAEARSVMPDVPVRDLVVTAEFEPAVLEIIREHHIELVVMGVHEHTSWTRFFLDSHTERVMRAAPCPVLTIKQPAPDFQVQHLVFASDFTAEADRAVPGLKQLQALFPEATLHLLDVVPSADRHGAALHDIEDFARRHQLTHYEAEVFDAPRVSTGIPRFAELAHADLVVMLTHGRSTLSHLFQSSTSEAVALHAPQPVMTVHA
- a CDS encoding DUF58 domain-containing protein; amino-acid sequence: MAQPLDLAAVRSFSNLEFLARQLVEGFITGLHQSPYHGFSVEFSEHRLYNPGESTRHLDWKVFARTDKLFVKRYEEETNLRCHLLLDVSPSMYYPAPGHDKLRFSVLCAAALTTLLQKQRDAVGLVTFANEVELQTPVRSTSTHRHTLLLTLQQLLERASAPGRAHTNVAGVIHTIAQQIPKRSLVVLFSDMLGRAPEEQTETLAALQHLRHQHHEVLLFHVMDRATEADFNFQDRPYLFEDLETGQTIKLQPNQVREQYQATMRQYEQELALRCGQYKIDFVPVDIRKPFDKVLHAYLIKRGKVRG